Proteins encoded by one window of Myripristis murdjan chromosome 1, fMyrMur1.1, whole genome shotgun sequence:
- the stn1 gene encoding CST complex subunit STN1 isoform X1, translated as MQTSATVGPGEEPPSMLWGLDPVFSAFARLYIKDILHMTESIQVPGIYFYNSHPIYKVDVLGTVVYRREREDFFCYGVDDGTGVINCLCWKNELWKDQGDSGKSGGKHTDGAQGGFNLVTELKKLRQAQQSSCRLEIGELLRVRGPVKTSRQQREIMASTYYKVNDPVMAVQIAWMMEVPQLYRQCYDKPLQLQPAATGYSRPSLNMPSQWITMLASAISSLSQATQIVRNFLKQKSVSKFRPYDVQGLLEPLVSGQTDGASTDKEPVAGPSSGQRVRQLLKEVLQILQDEGVVFRKVKSQDELYHVTEQDKDLLIAVKDVIREDSRREKYAEKGCHILHILSAVRQRYSPNVSKVALELVLKSLECNSDIVSTSSNHYTMF; from the exons ATGCAGACTTCAGCTACAGTGGGGCCAGGGGAAGAACCCCCTTCCATGTTGTGGGGACTGGACCCAGTGTTTTCTGCCTTCGCCAGGCTTTACATCAAAGACATCCTGCATATGACAGAGTCCATTCAGGTGCCAG GCATTTACTTCTACAACTCGCATCCGATCTACAAAGTTGATGTGCTTGGAACGGTGGTctacaggagggagagagaggacttcTTCTGTTATGGAG TGGATGATGGCACTGGTGTTATAAATTGCCTGTGCTGGAAAAATGAGTTGTGGAAAGACCAGGGAGATTCTGGCAAAT CGGGAGGAAAGCACACTGATGGGGCTCAGGGAGGCTTCAACCTAGTCACTGAGCTGAAGAAGCTGCGACAGGCCCAGCAGAGCAGCTGCCGCCTGGAAATAGGAGAGCTGCTGCGAGTCAGAGGACCAGTGAAGACCTCCAggcaacagagagagatcatGGCTTCTACCTACT ATAAAGTGAACGACCCAGTGATGGCGGTGCAGATAGCCTGGATGATGGAGGTTCCACAGCTCTACAGGCAGTGCTATGACAAACCTCTCCAGCTGCAGCCTGCCGCCACAGGGTACAGCCGCCCATCCCTCAACATGCCGTCACAGTGGATTACAATGCT cgcCTCTGCCATCAGCTCCCTCAGCCAGGCGACACAAATTGTGAGGAACTTCCTCAAGCAGAAATCGGTGAGCAAGTTCAGACCCTACGATGTTCAGGGCCTTCTGGAGCCGCTGGTCTCAGGCCAAACTGATGGGGCATCAACAGACAAG gaGCCTGTGGCGGGTCCGTCCTCAGGCCAGCGGGTACGGCAGCTTCTGAAGGAGGTCCTGCAAATTTTACAGGACGAGGGTGTTGTGTTCCGTAAGGTTAAGTCCCAGGATGAACTCTATCAT GTGACTGAACAGGACAAAGATCTACTCATCGCTGTCAAAGACGTCATCAGGGAGGACtcaaggagagagaaat ATGCAGAGAAGGGTTGCCACATCCTGCACATCCTGTCTGCAGTGAGACAGCGCTACAGTCCAAACGTGAGCAAAGTGGCCCTGGAGCTGGTCCTCAAATCGCTGGAGTGCAACAGTGACATTGTCAGCACCAGCAGCAACCATTACACTATGTTTTAA
- the stn1 gene encoding CST complex subunit STN1 isoform X3, whose protein sequence is MQTSATVGPGEEPPSMLWGLDPVFSAFARLYIKDILHMTESIQVPGIYFYNSHPIYKVDVLGTVVYRREREDFFCYGVDDGTGVINCLCWKNELWKDQGDSGKSGGKHTDGAQGGFNLVTELKKLRQAQQSSCRLEIGELLRVRGPVKTSRQQREIMASTYYKVNDPVMAVQIAWMMEVPQLYRQCYDKPLQLQPAATGASAISSLSQATQIVRNFLKQKSVSKFRPYDVQGLLEPLVSGQTDGASTDKEPVAGPSSGQRVRQLLKEVLQILQDEGVVFRKVKSQDELYHVTEQDKDLLIAVKDVIREDSRREKYAEKGCHILHILSAVRQRYSPNVSKVALELVLKSLECNSDIVSTSSNHYTMF, encoded by the exons ATGCAGACTTCAGCTACAGTGGGGCCAGGGGAAGAACCCCCTTCCATGTTGTGGGGACTGGACCCAGTGTTTTCTGCCTTCGCCAGGCTTTACATCAAAGACATCCTGCATATGACAGAGTCCATTCAGGTGCCAG GCATTTACTTCTACAACTCGCATCCGATCTACAAAGTTGATGTGCTTGGAACGGTGGTctacaggagggagagagaggacttcTTCTGTTATGGAG TGGATGATGGCACTGGTGTTATAAATTGCCTGTGCTGGAAAAATGAGTTGTGGAAAGACCAGGGAGATTCTGGCAAAT CGGGAGGAAAGCACACTGATGGGGCTCAGGGAGGCTTCAACCTAGTCACTGAGCTGAAGAAGCTGCGACAGGCCCAGCAGAGCAGCTGCCGCCTGGAAATAGGAGAGCTGCTGCGAGTCAGAGGACCAGTGAAGACCTCCAggcaacagagagagatcatGGCTTCTACCTACT ATAAAGTGAACGACCCAGTGATGGCGGTGCAGATAGCCTGGATGATGGAGGTTCCACAGCTCTACAGGCAGTGCTATGACAAACCTCTCCAGCTGCAGCCTGCCGCCACAGG cgcCTCTGCCATCAGCTCCCTCAGCCAGGCGACACAAATTGTGAGGAACTTCCTCAAGCAGAAATCGGTGAGCAAGTTCAGACCCTACGATGTTCAGGGCCTTCTGGAGCCGCTGGTCTCAGGCCAAACTGATGGGGCATCAACAGACAAG gaGCCTGTGGCGGGTCCGTCCTCAGGCCAGCGGGTACGGCAGCTTCTGAAGGAGGTCCTGCAAATTTTACAGGACGAGGGTGTTGTGTTCCGTAAGGTTAAGTCCCAGGATGAACTCTATCAT GTGACTGAACAGGACAAAGATCTACTCATCGCTGTCAAAGACGTCATCAGGGAGGACtcaaggagagagaaat ATGCAGAGAAGGGTTGCCACATCCTGCACATCCTGTCTGCAGTGAGACAGCGCTACAGTCCAAACGTGAGCAAAGTGGCCCTGGAGCTGGTCCTCAAATCGCTGGAGTGCAACAGTGACATTGTCAGCACCAGCAGCAACCATTACACTATGTTTTAA
- the stn1 gene encoding CST complex subunit STN1 isoform X2, translating into MLWGLDPVFSAFARLYIKDILHMTESIQVPGIYFYNSHPIYKVDVLGTVVYRREREDFFCYGVDDGTGVINCLCWKNELWKDQGDSGKSGGKHTDGAQGGFNLVTELKKLRQAQQSSCRLEIGELLRVRGPVKTSRQQREIMASTYYKVNDPVMAVQIAWMMEVPQLYRQCYDKPLQLQPAATGYSRPSLNMPSQWITMLASAISSLSQATQIVRNFLKQKSVSKFRPYDVQGLLEPLVSGQTDGASTDKEPVAGPSSGQRVRQLLKEVLQILQDEGVVFRKVKSQDELYHVTEQDKDLLIAVKDVIREDSRREKYAEKGCHILHILSAVRQRYSPNVSKVALELVLKSLECNSDIVSTSSNHYTMF; encoded by the exons ATGTTGTGGGGACTGGACCCAGTGTTTTCTGCCTTCGCCAGGCTTTACATCAAAGACATCCTGCATATGACAGAGTCCATTCAGGTGCCAG GCATTTACTTCTACAACTCGCATCCGATCTACAAAGTTGATGTGCTTGGAACGGTGGTctacaggagggagagagaggacttcTTCTGTTATGGAG TGGATGATGGCACTGGTGTTATAAATTGCCTGTGCTGGAAAAATGAGTTGTGGAAAGACCAGGGAGATTCTGGCAAAT CGGGAGGAAAGCACACTGATGGGGCTCAGGGAGGCTTCAACCTAGTCACTGAGCTGAAGAAGCTGCGACAGGCCCAGCAGAGCAGCTGCCGCCTGGAAATAGGAGAGCTGCTGCGAGTCAGAGGACCAGTGAAGACCTCCAggcaacagagagagatcatGGCTTCTACCTACT ATAAAGTGAACGACCCAGTGATGGCGGTGCAGATAGCCTGGATGATGGAGGTTCCACAGCTCTACAGGCAGTGCTATGACAAACCTCTCCAGCTGCAGCCTGCCGCCACAGGGTACAGCCGCCCATCCCTCAACATGCCGTCACAGTGGATTACAATGCT cgcCTCTGCCATCAGCTCCCTCAGCCAGGCGACACAAATTGTGAGGAACTTCCTCAAGCAGAAATCGGTGAGCAAGTTCAGACCCTACGATGTTCAGGGCCTTCTGGAGCCGCTGGTCTCAGGCCAAACTGATGGGGCATCAACAGACAAG gaGCCTGTGGCGGGTCCGTCCTCAGGCCAGCGGGTACGGCAGCTTCTGAAGGAGGTCCTGCAAATTTTACAGGACGAGGGTGTTGTGTTCCGTAAGGTTAAGTCCCAGGATGAACTCTATCAT GTGACTGAACAGGACAAAGATCTACTCATCGCTGTCAAAGACGTCATCAGGGAGGACtcaaggagagagaaat ATGCAGAGAAGGGTTGCCACATCCTGCACATCCTGTCTGCAGTGAGACAGCGCTACAGTCCAAACGTGAGCAAAGTGGCCCTGGAGCTGGTCCTCAAATCGCTGGAGTGCAACAGTGACATTGTCAGCACCAGCAGCAACCATTACACTATGTTTTAA